A region from the Melioribacteraceae bacterium 4301-Me genome encodes:
- the yihA gene encoding ribosome biogenesis GTP-binding protein YihA/YsxC, with the protein MLEINFLKSVYNLSELPTKILPEAILCGRSNVGKSSFINSLFSTKIAMTSSTPGKTRSINYYIVNNKFYIVDLPGFGYAKVSKKEKIHWKNLLQQFFSLKRNQRIAIHLIDSRHAPLQNDLILNSYLKNFDIPYLVVLNKIDKLSQSEIEKSMSVIRKYFPELIFKENLFAYSSVTKYGKKEIISRLKALFL; encoded by the coding sequence ATGCTTGAAATAAATTTTTTAAAATCTGTTTATAACCTTTCAGAACTACCCACTAAAATACTTCCAGAAGCAATTCTTTGTGGCAGGTCAAATGTAGGAAAGTCTTCCTTTATAAATTCTTTGTTCTCTACAAAAATTGCCATGACAAGTTCAACTCCAGGTAAAACCCGCAGTATTAATTATTATATTGTGAACAATAAATTTTATATTGTAGATTTACCTGGTTTTGGCTACGCTAAAGTTTCAAAAAAAGAAAAAATACATTGGAAAAATTTACTGCAGCAATTCTTTTCATTAAAAAGAAATCAAAGAATTGCAATACATTTAATTGATAGCAGGCATGCCCCATTACAGAATGATTTGATTCTAAATTCATATTTAAAAAATTTTGATATTCCTTACCTTGTTGTGCTAAATAAGATTGATAAGTTATCTCAATCAGAAATTGAAAAATCAATGAGTGTTATTAGGAAATATTTCCCTGAACTTATTTTTAAAGAAAATCTGTTCGCTTATTCATCAGTTACAAAATACGGGAAGAAAGAAATTATTAGTCGTCTAAAAGCACTCTTCTTGTAA
- a CDS encoding GAF domain-containing protein translates to MTDKYKKRLLIFIFIPVLIAIPFLTDDLMLRIISSVILVIYVAFIIFLRDSVKAETTIPIESTSSISKPPKDSTTHATDYETDEGEEFQIISPNKTVEILTQDNFSRTATSNKKDVFKPQNFKEHFDKIVHEEFPHDVNQDEQFGFVLEKILNVVKDAFMAHSAVFFWYNKVKKRLTLERFVSSSSHIARKKFDLEDDILGKIIQKEEPELLTDISPTAEIDVIRYYTAPQGIKSFVGVPLFYGKSLAGILALDSKVNDAFGIESVFSLGRVVRIISIIISMFEEKFSETLAEQRLKALLSVLSYDKKFETESELFTTLESSVSGLIPWDAFTFVYYYADEQKFKTTKIVNRTSLKYIGENLEIDLGRTLVGKAILSGIPVKIDDTSNSDYPRFSQTEEVSFDGSFLAIPMVYDDKNYGVLCFESLKKNAYSNEDVNFVKNSMKMFAFILYSYSTINLLKNLLSVDIETKALNYDSFVERLTVDLVKASELKIPGAVALISIDEFLEQDSLFEGNPFPKVLKAISQMIKDEMTPLNIFGRLKERVFGVYFFNSSPKDVFVWAEKLRIKIARKPIAVVSKQTTFTVSIGISSTSGKTDVHQILYDAELALKKAQEKGGNSVKITN, encoded by the coding sequence ATGACCGATAAATACAAGAAAAGACTTTTAATATTTATTTTCATTCCAGTGCTGATTGCAATTCCTTTTTTAACAGATGATTTAATGCTTCGCATAATCTCGTCTGTCATTCTTGTAATTTATGTTGCCTTTATAATTTTTTTAAGAGATTCTGTAAAAGCCGAAACAACGATTCCCATTGAGAGTACCTCTTCAATATCTAAACCACCAAAAGATTCAACAACACATGCAACTGATTACGAAACTGATGAGGGAGAAGAATTTCAAATTATTTCACCTAATAAAACAGTTGAAATTTTAACGCAGGATAATTTTAGCCGAACTGCAACAAGTAATAAGAAAGATGTCTTTAAACCACAAAACTTTAAAGAACACTTTGATAAAATTGTTCATGAGGAATTTCCCCATGATGTTAACCAAGATGAACAGTTTGGGTTCGTGCTGGAAAAGATATTAAATGTGGTTAAAGATGCTTTTATGGCTCATAGTGCTGTTTTTTTCTGGTACAATAAAGTAAAAAAACGACTTACTTTAGAAAGGTTTGTATCTAGTTCATCGCATATTGCAAGAAAGAAATTTGATTTGGAAGACGACATATTAGGTAAAATAATTCAAAAAGAAGAGCCTGAACTTTTAACAGATATTTCACCGACAGCAGAAATTGATGTTATACGATATTACACTGCACCCCAAGGAATAAAAAGTTTTGTGGGGGTTCCTTTATTTTATGGGAAGTCTCTTGCAGGTATTTTAGCATTAGACTCAAAAGTGAATGACGCTTTTGGAATTGAATCGGTTTTTTCTTTAGGCAGAGTAGTAAGGATTATTTCAATAATAATTTCGATGTTTGAAGAGAAATTTAGTGAAACTCTTGCAGAACAAAGATTAAAAGCTCTGCTAAGCGTTCTTAGTTATGATAAAAAATTTGAAACCGAATCCGAACTTTTTACTACGTTAGAAAGTTCTGTTTCTGGCCTAATTCCATGGGATGCATTTACTTTTGTTTATTATTACGCTGATGAACAAAAGTTTAAAACAACAAAAATTGTTAATCGGACTTCACTTAAATACATAGGCGAAAATCTTGAAATTGATTTGGGGAGAACACTAGTAGGTAAGGCAATTTTAAGCGGAATACCTGTAAAAATAGATGATACTTCAAATTCCGATTATCCCCGCTTCTCTCAAACGGAAGAAGTTAGCTTCGATGGTTCATTTTTAGCTATACCAATGGTTTATGATGATAAAAATTACGGCGTATTGTGCTTTGAAAGTCTTAAGAAAAATGCATATTCAAACGAAGATGTAAATTTTGTAAAGAATTCAATGAAAATGTTTGCTTTTATTTTATACTCTTATTCTACTATTAATTTGCTTAAAAATTTACTCTCGGTAGATATTGAAACGAAGGCATTGAACTACGATTCTTTTGTTGAACGACTAACTGTAGACCTCGTAAAAGCAAGCGAACTTAAAATTCCAGGTGCAGTTGCTTTAATTAGTATAGATGAATTTTTAGAACAAGATTCGCTCTTTGAAGGAAACCCCTTCCCAAAGGTTTTAAAAGCAATATCCCAAATGATTAAAGATGAGATGACACCATTAAATATTTTCGGACGCCTGAAAGAAAGAGTTTTTGGAGTATACTTTTTTAATTCTTCTCCTAAAGATGTTTTTGTATGGGCAGAAAAACTTCGAATTAAAATAGCGCGTAAACCAATTGCAGTTGTTTCTAAACAGACCACCTTCACAGTTTCTATTGGAATTAGTTCAACTTCTGGAAAAACAGATGTTCATCAAATTCTTTACGATGCAGAGTTAGCTTTGAAAAAAGCTCAAGAAAAAGGCGGAAACTCTGTTAAAATCACAAACTAA
- the rplQ gene encoding 50S ribosomal protein L17, whose protein sequence is MRHKVKGRKLKRTHSHRLATLRAIATSLLRHKRIKTTLAKAKEARTFVEPLITKAKNDSVHSRRYVASQIKDKSIVKELFSDIVTKIGNRPGGYTRIVKLGRRKGDAAELAFLELVDYGEINLEKAKNRQTEKTEKAEQNKQEKKDDTKVENKKEELIEEANVVEETVQESSQASSVNTEKGSTKNSTAKKGSKKKKD, encoded by the coding sequence ATGAGACATAAAGTAAAAGGAAGAAAGCTTAAAAGAACGCATAGCCACCGTCTTGCCACATTAAGAGCTATAGCAACTTCACTGCTTCGTCATAAAAGAATTAAAACTACACTTGCAAAAGCAAAAGAAGCTAGAACTTTTGTAGAACCACTTATAACAAAAGCTAAGAATGATTCTGTGCACTCAAGAAGATATGTGGCTTCGCAAATTAAAGATAAAAGTATAGTAAAGGAACTGTTTAGTGATATTGTTACAAAGATTGGCAATAGACCTGGTGGTTACACCCGAATTGTTAAATTGGGCAGACGTAAAGGTGATGCAGCAGAACTTGCTTTTCTTGAACTAGTTGACTATGGCGAGATTAACCTTGAAAAAGCAAAAAATCGTCAAACAGAAAAAACTGAAAAAGCTGAACAAAATAAACAAGAAAAGAAAGACGATACTAAAGTGGAAAATAAAAAAGAAGAGTTAATTGAAGAAGCTAATGTAGTTGAAGAAACTGTTCAAGAATCAAGTCAAGCTTCTTCTGTTAATACTGAAAAAGGTAGCACCAAAAATTCAACTGCTAAAAAAGGCAGTAAAAAAAAGAAAGATTGA